One window from the genome of Gemmatimonadetes bacterium SCN 70-22 encodes:
- a CDS encoding 5-(carboxyamino)imidazole ribonucleotide mutase — MPQSTTPLVGVVMGSKSDYEHMQHCCAMLDELEVPYEARIVSAHRTPDWMFLYAEQAESRGLQVIIAAAGGAAHLPGMLAAKTLVPVLGVPIPATVLNGQDALLSIAQMPAGVPVGTLAIGKPGAVNAAILAAEIVASHDPALRERLRAWRSQRRDDVLAQVLP, encoded by the coding sequence ATGCCGCAGTCGACCACCCCACTCGTCGGAGTGGTGATGGGCTCCAAGTCCGACTACGAGCACATGCAGCACTGCTGCGCCATGCTCGACGAGCTCGAGGTCCCCTACGAGGCGCGTATCGTGTCGGCGCACCGCACGCCGGACTGGATGTTCCTGTACGCGGAGCAGGCCGAGTCGCGCGGGCTGCAGGTGATCATCGCCGCCGCGGGGGGGGCCGCGCACCTTCCCGGAATGCTCGCGGCCAAGACGCTCGTCCCCGTGCTCGGCGTCCCGATCCCCGCCACGGTGCTCAACGGCCAGGATGCGCTCCTCTCGATCGCGCAGATGCCGGCCGGCGTCCCCGTCGGGACGCTGGCCATCGGGAAGCCCGGGGCGGTCAACGCCGCGATCCTCGCCGCCGAGATCGTGGCCTCGCACGACCCCGCCCTCCGGGAGCGCCTGCGCGCGTGGCGTTCCCAGCGCCGCGACGACGTGCTGGCGCAGGTGCTCCCGTGA
- a CDS encoding peptidase S9 → MSRRLLLALAAAAAFAAPQPTLHAQGSGALTLEALLATPFPTAISAAPRGGGVAWILNEQGARNIWVATPPAYAGRRLTSYTDDDGQEISSLTWGSDGTSLVYVRGGARNRAGESPNPAHDPRGAESAIYRVALAGGAPVRLGGGTAPSISPDGGTLLISRGKLWARSLRDPDADFSELVNVRGALVNVRWSPDGSKFSFVSNRGDHAFIGVYDVATRTVKFLAPSVDTDGAQVWSPDGTRIAFVREPASSALALFRAQRSGRPWSIMVADVATGAARTVWTADEGDGSVVRGIVGDNQLLWGAGDALVFPWEKDGWTHLYSVSLGGGRPVLLTPGEGEVEYVTLSRDRREVIYNSNQGDIDRRHIWRVPVQGGTPRPVTRGDGIEWAPTELSDGSLVYLRSDARTPAHAVRLAAGGSPAPLAPALLAGFPSARLVVPQAVTITAADGMPIPAQLFLPSGGRPGERRPAAIFFHGGSRRQMLLGYNYGEYYHNAYSLNQYLASRGFVVLSVNYRSGIGYGLAFREAERYGAGGASEFNDVVGAGLYLRSRPDVAPGKIALWGGSYGGYLTAMGLARAPELFATGVDLHGVHDWNVGIRTFVPSYNTLEDPERARQALESSPLASLERWKAPVLVIHGDDDRNVSFAETITLVERLRERNVEVEQLVFPDEVHSFLRHASWLAAYRAAAEFLERRLR, encoded by the coding sequence ATGTCCAGACGACTCCTGCTCGCCCTCGCGGCGGCCGCGGCCTTCGCCGCGCCCCAGCCGACGCTTCACGCACAGGGGAGCGGCGCCCTCACGCTCGAGGCGCTGCTGGCCACGCCCTTCCCGACCGCGATCAGCGCGGCGCCACGCGGGGGGGGCGTCGCGTGGATCCTCAACGAGCAGGGAGCGCGCAACATCTGGGTGGCGACGCCGCCCGCCTATGCCGGGCGGCGCCTGACGAGCTACACGGACGATGACGGACAGGAGATCTCCTCCCTGACCTGGGGGAGCGACGGGACGTCGCTGGTGTACGTGCGCGGCGGGGCACGGAACCGGGCCGGGGAGAGCCCCAATCCGGCGCATGACCCGCGCGGCGCGGAGAGTGCGATCTACCGCGTGGCGCTCGCCGGCGGGGCCCCGGTGCGCCTGGGCGGTGGCACCGCCCCCAGCATCTCCCCGGACGGCGGCACGCTCCTCATCAGTCGGGGCAAGCTCTGGGCACGCTCGCTGCGCGATCCCGACGCCGACTTTTCCGAGTTGGTCAACGTGCGTGGGGCGCTCGTCAACGTGCGCTGGTCGCCGGACGGATCGAAGTTCAGCTTCGTGAGCAACCGGGGCGACCACGCCTTCATCGGCGTCTACGACGTTGCCACGCGCACGGTGAAGTTCCTCGCGCCCAGCGTCGACACGGATGGGGCGCAGGTCTGGTCCCCCGACGGGACGCGCATCGCCTTCGTACGTGAGCCCGCGTCCAGCGCGCTCGCCCTGTTCCGTGCCCAGCGTAGCGGGCGTCCGTGGTCCATCATGGTGGCCGACGTGGCCACGGGGGCGGCCCGCACCGTGTGGACCGCCGACGAGGGGGATGGAAGCGTGGTGCGCGGCATCGTGGGGGACAACCAGCTCCTGTGGGGCGCGGGCGACGCCCTCGTCTTCCCGTGGGAAAAGGACGGGTGGACCCACCTGTACTCCGTGTCGCTGGGCGGTGGGCGCCCGGTGCTCCTCACGCCCGGCGAGGGCGAGGTGGAGTACGTCACGCTGTCACGCGACCGCCGCGAGGTGATCTACAACAGCAACCAGGGGGACATCGACCGCCGGCACATCTGGCGCGTCCCCGTGCAAGGGGGGACGCCGCGCCCCGTGACCCGCGGCGACGGGATCGAGTGGGCCCCCACCGAGCTGAGCGACGGCTCGCTGGTGTATCTCCGGTCGGATGCCCGCACGCCGGCGCACGCGGTGCGGCTTGCCGCTGGCGGGAGCCCGGCGCCGCTGGCCCCCGCCCTCCTGGCCGGCTTCCCGTCGGCGCGCCTGGTGGTACCGCAGGCGGTCACGATCACGGCCGCCGACGGCATGCCGATACCGGCCCAGCTCTTCCTCCCGAGCGGGGGGCGCCCGGGCGAGCGGCGCCCCGCGGCGATCTTCTTCCATGGCGGCTCGCGCCGGCAGATGCTCCTCGGCTACAACTACGGCGAGTACTACCACAACGCCTATTCGCTCAACCAGTACCTCGCGAGCCGGGGCTTCGTGGTGCTGTCCGTGAATTACCGGAGCGGCATCGGCTACGGGCTCGCCTTTCGCGAGGCGGAACGCTACGGGGCCGGCGGAGCCAGCGAGTTCAACGACGTCGTGGGCGCCGGCCTGTACCTGCGCAGCCGCCCCGACGTGGCCCCGGGGAAGATCGCGCTGTGGGGCGGTTCGTACGGGGGATACCTGACGGCCATGGGGCTCGCCCGAGCCCCCGAGCTCTTCGCCACCGGCGTGGACCTGCACGGCGTGCACGACTGGAATGTCGGCATCCGGACCTTCGTCCCGAGCTACAACACGCTCGAGGACCCGGAGCGTGCCCGCCAGGCGCTGGAGTCGTCGCCGCTAGCCTCGCTCGAGCGGTGGAAGGCGCCGGTGCTGGTGATTCACGGTGACGACGACCGCAACGTGTCGTTTGCCGAGACCATCACCCTCGTCGAGCGACTGCGCGAGCGCAACGTGGAGGTGGAGCAGCTGGTCTTCCCCGACGAGGTCCACTCGTTCCTGCGCCATGCGTCGTGGCTGGCGGCGTACCGGGCGGCCGCCGAGTTCCTGGAGCGCCGGCTGCGCTGA